The following coding sequences are from one Nilaparvata lugens isolate BPH chromosome 6, ASM1435652v1, whole genome shotgun sequence window:
- the LOC120351928 gene encoding uncharacterized protein LOC120351928 has translation MGGQRSGLLFDSVGNVLGLLVSCAGWYRLSLYLMDVVLGLAGDVVQLLSAFCGEDVYILHGKGGCVVFSWRQKFCDVGCGRPDLWNGGTWAFLLRELLRP, from the exons ATGGGCGGTcagcggtccgggctgctcttcgaCTCTgtgggcaacgtccttggactcctggtgtcctGCGCGGGATGGTACAGGCTGTCCCTCTACTtgatggatgtcgtcctcggcTTGGCAGGTGATGTCGTCCAGctcctctcggcgttctgcggg GAGGATGTTTATATCTTGCACGGAAAGGGTGGGTGTGTGGTCTTCAGTTGGCGGCAGAAATTCTGTGACGTGGGATGTGGGCGTCCGGACCTCTGGAATGGTGGTACATGGGCGTTTCTCCTGCGCGAACTCCTCCGTCCTTGA